A stretch of DNA from Rhizobacter sp.:
AGACATGGCCGCGCTGCGGCAACTCTTCAGCTATGGCACCGGCACGCCGTCGACGGTGCCGGCCGCCGTGCCGCCAGCGCCGGCGGCCGATGCGACGCTTGCCGACGATGGCGCGACGGTCGTGCTGGGCCCGGCCACGGCGGCGCCCGCGGTCACCGTGCAGGTGCCGCGGCCGAGCCCACCGCCGCCTGCGCCCCCCGTGCCATCTGCATCACCTGCTCCTGCAGCTGCCCCGCGGCCCGCCGCGCCCGTGCCGCCGATCAAGCTGCTCAACCCCGAGCCTGCGCCGGCACCGTCGCGCACCGGCCTGTGGGTGGCCAGCGGCCTCGCGCTCAGCGCACTCGCCGCCGCCGGCTGGTGGTTCGGCCTGCGCGACTCGGCGCCGCCTGCGCCCCCGGCCACCGACCCTGGCACCACCGCATCGCCCGCCGTGGCCCGCAGCGAGCCGCCTGCGCCGCCCGCCTCGGCTGCGGCGGCACCACCACCCCCGGCCGTCGCCGCCACGCCCTTCGGCATCGTGCCGGCGCTGCAGGACATCGTGCGCCAGGCCGACCCGCTGCTGGGCGTGAACGCGCTGGCCGACAAATCGGCCATCGTCATCGGCAAGGACCGCCTGCAGTTCCGCGTGAAGGCCTCGCAGTCGGGCTACGTCTACGTCTTCCTCGGTGGCACCGACAAGGGCCACATGTACCTGCTGTTCCCCAACGCCATCGACCGCGACAACCGCATCGACGCCAACAAGGAGCTGCAGTTGCCGCGCAAGGGCTGGCAGATCACCGCCGGTGGGCCGCCGGGCACGAACCACATCGTGACGATGGTGTCGCGCCTGCCGCGCGATTTTTCGCAGGCGGGGCTGCGGGCGTCGAAAGACGACATTCCCGAGTTCGACCTCGCCCGGGCCGAGCAGCTCTGGGCCGCACGCACCGGCCGCGACAACCCCTTCGTCGGCCAGGCCGTGTGCCCGCCACAAGGCGCGTGCGACGCGACCTACGGCGCCACGCTGCTCACCATCGACGAGGTGCGCTGAGGCGTTCGTCTGGCCGGGTTTCTGGATTGCTCAGGGTGTGGCAGTGCACACCCGGTGCCTTGGCACCCCGAGCAGGAAGACCCATGAACGGCAAGACTGACGGCAATTCGGTAAATCGTGCCAGGGACGACGAGCCCTGGCTCGGCTCCTACTGGTCGCTCGCCGTCTTCATCGCCGCAGAGTTGGCCATCGGCTCGATGGTGGTGCGCCTCTCGACGCCGCCCGCATCGCAGGCCGTTGCCATCACCCCCGTAGCTGTCGAATTTGCGGCAGCCGTGCCGACGAACCCACGCGTGCCGGCCACGCCGCTCGAGCAGGTGGTGCAGTGGGCCGTGGCGGGCGATGCCGGGGGCCGGCCCTTCGTGGTGGTCGACAAGCCCGGCGCCCACGTGCTCGCCTTCGACGCCCGCGGCCAGCTCCTGCAGCGTGTGCCGGCGCTGCTGGGCTCGGCGCTCGGCGACGACAGCCCGCCTGGCATCGGCGACAAGCCGCTCTCGCAGATCAAGCCCGACGAGCGCGTGACGCCCGCCGGGCGCTTCGTCGCACAGATGGGCGAAACGCTCACCGGCGAAGACGTGGTGTGGGTCGACTACGACGCGGCGGTGTCGATGCACCGCGTGCGCGTGGTGAAGGAAAGCGAACACCGCTTCGAGCGCCTGGCCTCGGAGACCATCGAAGACAACCGCATCTCCAACGGTTGCATCAACCTGCCCGTGGCCTTCTACGAGCAGGTGCTCAAGCCGACGGTGGAAGCCGGCCCGACCGTCGTGTACGTGCTGCCCGAGCGGCGCACGCTGCAGGAGGTGTTTGCCCGCAGCGTGAGCAGCCGGCCGGCGCAGTCGCCTCGCCAGCCGGTGTTCTGATCGGGCAAGAAAAACGGGCCCGCAGGCCCGTTGAGTGATGTCGACCGAAGGGCTTAGCCACGGTCGGCGCGCGCCGGCAGTTCGCTGCTGGACGAGCTGTCCATCGTCGACGAGGTCGACGACGAGTCGGTGCTGCTGGTGGTGCCCACGTCAGGCGTGTTGCGCGAGCCCATGCTGCCCGAGCCTTCCTGGCGCTGTTCAAGCGTCGGGGTGGCGGCAGCGCCGCCCGGAGTCGCCGAGCTGTTGCCTTCGTTCGTCGGCAGGGCCGAGTTCTGCGGGTTGTTGTCGGTCGACGGGCGCGCCTCGGGTGCGGATGCAGCGTTGGGCGAGTTGCTGTTCGGAAGCGAATCGCTGGTGGTCTGGGCGATGGTCACGCCGGCGGCGCTCACCATGGCGATGACGGCGGCGATGCTCAAGGTCTTGGATACGTCTTTCATCTTTGGAACTCCTTTGCCCGAAACGAAGGTCCCGGTGCACAAACTCCGGCAACGCTCGTTCCAAACCCGGGGTTTCCACGGACGAAATCCGTGTCGGACGATCCTTACTTGACCAGCATCACCCGCATGCCCAAGGCGCGGCCCGCGGGCCGGTCGAGCACCTGGATGGTCGCCTCGCGTGCCTTGAAGCCTTCCGGCAGCGGCTGGCTACCGCTCACCACCTCATGCGACGTGAACGACACCGGCACCGGCTTGAGCGCCACCGTGGTCTGCGGGCTCTTGGCCGAGCTGCCCACCACCTGCAGCTGCATCACGCCGGTGGTGGGTTTGTTGGACGCACGATCCCGTGCGAGCACGACGTCGTAGACCAGCGCACCGCCGCGCACGGTGAACTTGCCGGCGCGTACCTCGACCGTGCCGCCGCGCGGGTCGGGCGGCAAGGCCTCCACCGTGGTAGCCAGGTCCTGGCTGAGCCGCTCGATGCGTGTGCGGCTGCCGGCGAGTTCGTCTTGCAGCGCCTTGTTCTGCGAGGTGGTGGCGGCGAGCCTGCGTTCGGTGTCGCCGAGCGCCTGCTGCAGGCGCTGGCGTTCGGCTTCGGTGCTGTCGTAGGCCGCGCGCAGCTTCGACGATTCACTCGCCGACAGGCGCGGCGGCAGGTAGCGCTGCTGCACCACGAGCACGCCCGCCACGCCCACCGCGACGCCGCTCAACAGCAGCACCAGCCAACGTGGAGGGCGGCCACGCTTGCGCCGGTGGCCATACGACTCGAGCACCACGGGTTTCGATCGACCGAACATGCAGAAAAGTGTCTTGGGTCAGAGGGGGAATGAAGGGTACAACCATCACCCACGCACCGCGAATCCGGCTTTGAAACACGATGTGCCGCAGGGTCGGCGCATGAGTGCGGGGCGTGGCCCCGGTACGATGTCGGCCCTTGCGCCTGCCCATGTCTGAAGTCACCCTGAACCTCCCCAACCCCCGGCATGCACGCCGGGTGCCGCCCCACATCGACAAAGCCGCCTTCGAGCGCATTCGCCAGGCGGCCTACCTGCTGCCGCAGGTCGTGAAGCCGAGCGACTACGAAGGCGAGCGCGGCGCCGAAGTCGAAGCCCGCCTCGACGACCAGGGCCTGGTGCTGCTGCAAAAGGCGGTATCGGGTGCGCGGCCCAGCCGCTGGATCGCCCCCGAGCTGATGGACATGGCCCTGCGGCACCTCGACGCCGTGGGCACCGGCCCCCAGGTGCGCCAGCTCATGCTCGACCGCACCGCAGCGCTCGACGCCCTCGGCATCTCGCGCGAAGGCGCGCGCTGGACGCGCGTCGTGAGCCACGTGCTCAAGCTCGCCGAGCCCGGCTGGCAGGTGCCGGTGCTGCACCACGTGCCGGTGTCGGCCGATGCCGTCTGGGCCTACTACCGCAGCGGCGATCAAGACGCCCTGCGCGAAGCGCTCGGGCCCACGCCCGACTACCCGCATGCGCAGGTGCTGCAGGCGCAGCTCGACCGGCTGGTGGCGCGCAGCCGCGTGCACAGCCCGGCGCATCTCGATTCCCTGCTGCCGCGCCTTCAATCGGAATGCGCCGTGGCCCATGCCACCACCAACCCCGAGGTGGTGGCCGAAGCCTGCACCCGCGTTCAGGAGCGCTGGGCCCACCGTGCGAGTGAGCTCGAAACCCTCGAAGGCCTGAACCACGAGCTCGCCTTCCAGGGCTACCCCGACACCTTCGAGCTCGCGCGCCAGCTGCAGCGCAGCGTGACGCTCTACGTCGGCCCGCCCAACAGCGGCAAGACGCACGCGGCCTTCGAGCAGCTCGCGCAGGCGCACAACGGCGTGTACCTCGCGCCGCTGCGCCTGCTCGCGCTCGAAGGGCGCGACCGCCTGGTGGCGCGTGGCGTGCCGTGCTCGCTGCTCACCGGCGAAGAGAACCAGCCGGCCGAGCACGCGCAGGTGGTGTCGAGCACGATCGAGATGATGGCCACGCGCATCCCCGTCGACGTGGCGGTGATCGACGAAGCGCAGATGATCTTCGACCCGTACCGCGGCTGGGCGTGGACGCAGGCGATCGTCGGCGTGCCGGCCAACGAGGTCATCATCATCTGCTCGGCGTTTGCCGTGCCGGCGATCGAGAACCTGCTCGGCCTGTGCGGCGAACGCTGCAGCGTGCGGCAGTTCGAGCGCAAGCAGCACGTGGAGCTGCTGCCGCACCCGGTGCCGGTGTCGGCGCTCAAGCACGGCGATGCGGTGGTGGCCTTCAGCCGGCGCGACGTGCTCACGCTGCGCGACCAGATCTCCGCCAGCGGCCACCCGGTGTCGGTGGTCTACGGCGCGCTGCCGCCTGAGGTGCGCCGCCGCGAGGCCGAGCGTTTCGCCACCGGCGAGTCGCACATCCTCGTGGCCACCGATGCCATCGGCATGGGGCTCAACCTGCCGATCCGCCGCGTGCTCTTCAGCACCCTGACCAAGTTCGACGGCGTGGCCGACCGCACGCTCGACGAATCAGAAGTGCACCAGATCGCCGGGCGCGCTGGCCGCTTCGGCATCCACGAAGAAGGCTTCGTGGGCGTGCTGAAGGAAGCCGAGCCCAATGCGGGGAAGGTGCTCAAGGACCTGCTCGGCAAGCAACCGCGCGCCCCGCGCCACTTCAAGGCGCCGGTGGCGCCCAATGGCTGGCACGTGGACACGATCGCTGCGCGCCTGCGCAAGACGCGCCTGCGCGAGGTGCTCGACGTGTTCATGGAGCAGCTGCGGCTCGACGACGCGCACTTCGCGGTGGCCGAGCTGGAGCAGATGCTCGACCTTGCGGCCGAGCTTGACCGGGTGGCGCCACGCCTGTCGCTCAAGCAGCGCTTCGTCTATGCGCAGGCGCCGGTCGACACGCGGGCCGAAGGGCAGGTGCTCGAGTTCCTGGAATGGGCGGGGGCGCATGCGCTTGTGGGCAAGGCGGGGCGGCCTTGGTTTCTCGATGCGGTCGATGGGCACAGCCGGCTCGATCGCATGGAGCAGGCGCTGCGGTCTTGCACGCTGTGGTTGTGGCTGGATCTGCGCTTTCCTGGGGTCTATGGACACGTGGAAGAAGTGCACTTGCTGCGCGAAGCGCTCAATGCGGGGATTGAGAGGCAGCTGCAGGGGCAGCGGCCGTTGGCGCAGATGCGGCGGGGGATGCGGCGGAGGTGAGGCACTGCGTGGTGCGCTGCCGGGATTTCGCCCCGGCGGGCGACCTTCTTTTCTTTGCTTGCCCAAAGAAAAGAAGGCAAAAGAAAGGGCCCCCCGTTCGCCGGTCCGCCTAGGGCGGACTTCTCTGCGCTGCTCGGGCTTGGGGTGTCGGGCAGAACTCACTCCGCGAGCTTCGCTCGCTGCGTTCAGACAGCTGCCCGAAGTCAGTTCACGAAGCGTGCTTCGCACGCCACCCCAAGCCCTGCGCTGCTCGACGGCTCTCAAGGGCCCCGGGATACCGCCGCCCGCTTCGCGGGCATCACACTCTCGACTCGCTTCGCCTCGTGCTGGGTTTGTGCCCCCACGCCCACCCCCCACCGTTCGGGCTGAGCTTGTCGAAGCCAGCGCATGGCACGGGCCCTTCGACAAGCTCAGGGCGAACGGGGGTGGGGAATGAGGCGATGCGAAGCGAGCCGTATCGCACCGCTTCCCGTGGGTGGCGTCGAGGAGCGCAGGGCTTGAGGGGCGCGCGCGTCAGCGCGCATCAACAACTGACTTCGCGCCGCCTGTTTGAACGTAGCGAGCGCAGCTCGCGAAGTGAGTTCGGCGCGGCCCCTCAAGACCGAGCACCGCAGAGCAGTCCGGCCTCCGGCCGGACCGCCACCGTCGGGTCGCCTTTTCTTGGTTACTTCTTTTGGCGAAGCAAAAGAAGTAACTCGCCCGCCGGGGCGAGACCCGGCAAATAGCCACGCAGTAAAAAACTCAAGGCTGATTCGTCACGATCGTCACCCGCCGATTCTCCGGCGCCGAGATCACCTTCCGATTCAGCAAGTCGGTATCCCCCTTGCCCTCCGCCTTCAGCCGATCAGCCGCGATGCCGTGCTGCGCCATCAGGTACTCCCGCACGCTCTCGGCACGCTGCTGCGACAACACCATGTTGGCCTCCGAATTCCCGCGCGGGTCCGCGTGGCCTTCCACATTGAAGGTGTAGTCCGCGAGCCGGTCGTTCTTGAGCGCCGCAGCCACCACGTCAAGCTGCTGCTTGGCGTTGGCGGTGAGCTCAGCGGAATTGGTCTCGAAGGTGATGAGCAGCGACGCGCTGGCCTTCTTCTTCGGGGCGGCCAGCACGCCGGCGCTGTTGTCG
This window harbors:
- a CDS encoding helicase gives rise to the protein MSEVTLNLPNPRHARRVPPHIDKAAFERIRQAAYLLPQVVKPSDYEGERGAEVEARLDDQGLVLLQKAVSGARPSRWIAPELMDMALRHLDAVGTGPQVRQLMLDRTAALDALGISREGARWTRVVSHVLKLAEPGWQVPVLHHVPVSADAVWAYYRSGDQDALREALGPTPDYPHAQVLQAQLDRLVARSRVHSPAHLDSLLPRLQSECAVAHATTNPEVVAEACTRVQERWAHRASELETLEGLNHELAFQGYPDTFELARQLQRSVTLYVGPPNSGKTHAAFEQLAQAHNGVYLAPLRLLALEGRDRLVARGVPCSLLTGEENQPAEHAQVVSSTIEMMATRIPVDVAVIDEAQMIFDPYRGWAWTQAIVGVPANEVIIICSAFAVPAIENLLGLCGERCSVRQFERKQHVELLPHPVPVSALKHGDAVVAFSRRDVLTLRDQISASGHPVSVVYGALPPEVRRREAERFATGESHILVATDAIGMGLNLPIRRVLFSTLTKFDGVADRTLDESEVHQIAGRAGRFGIHEEGFVGVLKEAEPNAGKVLKDLLGKQPRAPRHFKAPVAPNGWHVDTIAARLRKTRLREVLDVFMEQLRLDDAHFAVAELEQMLDLAAELDRVAPRLSLKQRFVYAQAPVDTRAEGQVLEFLEWAGAHALVGKAGRPWFLDAVDGHSRLDRMEQALRSCTLWLWLDLRFPGVYGHVEEVHLLREALNAGIERQLQGQRPLAQMRRGMRRR
- a CDS encoding protein kinase, which codes for MGNRTSATTSVAGAGIEIDGSGNALPLGHRLQEYVIEGLIGEGGFGIVYLARDTQLGRVVALKEYMPSSLATRDGEHQVSVRSMRHRETFELGLRSFVNEAQLLASFDHPSLVKVYRFWEQNGTAYMVMPYYQGPTLKQWLVENGARADEGWLLSLLHPVIDALEVMHHERCYHRDIAPDNILLLQHASTQIGRPHAVRPVLLDFGAARRVISDATQALTVILKSGYAPIEQYAESTSMKQGAWTDVYALSAVLYAAITGKAPLPSVSRMVTDDMVPAAQAGAGHYTQEFLAAIDKGLSVRPEHRPQDMAALRQLFSYGTGTPSTVPAAVPPAPAADATLADDGATVVLGPATAAPAVTVQVPRPSPPPPAPPVPSASPAPAAAPRPAAPVPPIKLLNPEPAPAPSRTGLWVASGLALSALAAAGWWFGLRDSAPPAPPATDPGTTASPAVARSEPPAPPASAAAAPPPPAVAATPFGIVPALQDIVRQADPLLGVNALADKSAIVIGKDRLQFRVKASQSGYVYVFLGGTDKGHMYLLFPNAIDRDNRIDANKELQLPRKGWQITAGGPPGTNHIVTMVSRLPRDFSQAGLRASKDDIPEFDLARAEQLWAARTGRDNPFVGQAVCPPQGACDATYGATLLTIDEVR
- a CDS encoding OmpA family protein — translated: MRTTPRPALKLVATLLAATLCASPWAQEGTTLLKGNKVTEANLLDALTPEPAPVLTRSLKVSRDNSAGVLAAPKKKASASLLITFETNSAELTANAKQQLDVVAAALKNDRLADYTFNVEGHADPRGNSEANMVLSQQRAESVREYLMAQHGIAADRLKAEGKGDTDLLNRKVISAPENRRVTIVTNQP